GCCCTGCTCATGCTGGATGGCGATCTTGACGGTGAGTTTTGCCGTTGGATCCTGCAAAAAACGGTGCAACAGTTCCCCCTCGTCAAAACTTTAATTATCGCGACGGACTGCGCGAAAAAAGGATTACAGGAACTGACGCAATATAATGTGCTCGCGATTATTTCCCGCGATTCTGAACCGGAAAAATTTGTACTGGCGATCAATAGCGTTGCGATGGGGATGATGTTTTTACCTGGCGAATGGCTAACGACTCCGGCTGCGGAATATCGTGATATTCATGCATTAAGCGCCCGGCAGAGGGAAATTTTGACGATGCTGGCATCAGGCGAGTCAAATAAGGAAATTGGCCGGGCGTTAAATATCAGTACCGGAACGGTGAAAGCGCATCTTGAATCACTCTACCGCCGACTGGATGTTAAAAATCGCACCCAGGCGGCGATGCTGTTGGTTCAGCCTTAATACCCTGCAGTGATATTACGACCGGGATCCTGCGGTCGTAATAT
The sequence above is drawn from the Citrobacter amalonaticus genome and encodes:
- a CDS encoding helix-turn-helix transcriptional regulator, whose product is MQIIMFDRQSIFIHGMKISLQQRIPGVSIQGVSQADELWYKLEENPEALLMLDGDLDGEFCRWILQKTVQQFPLVKTLIIATDCAKKGLQELTQYNVLAIISRDSEPEKFVLAINSVAMGMMFLPGEWLTTPAAEYRDIHALSARQREILTMLASGESNKEIGRALNISTGTVKAHLESLYRRLDVKNRTQAAMLLVQP